tatttttatttatacatgaCTCATTCACATTTGTGATTATATTTATGTAGTTCTCtaatattttcagtttaatttaGTTGGCCTGTGTTTTTGTTCTCCTctaaggaaataagaaaatttgtCCTGTTAGCTTTTGGCTTATTAaacccctcctccttcttttcctgaaAATTTCAAGTTGTCAGCCATTTTTTTGAGTTTATAATGCTATTTTACCTCCCtcggaaaaaatttttttacagttaCCAAAATCTGAAAGTAGTTGTGTGAAATAGAAATGGAGACTAGCTCCTTAAAATCTTAAGTAGTATGTGTGAATGTAAAAATAACCTaagcaaataaaaagtaaatccaTGTGATAAATTTTCCCTGATTCCCTTTTAAAGCTAAAATGATTGAGACCGAATTTTGTTTGTGCTTTTAATCTGCTTGGCCATCTGTGGAAAACTGTCTTCTTCTCTCCTAGGCCACAGACCTCCACCAGCACGAAGTGGACATCGTTGCGTGGCAGATAATACCAACCTCTATGTGTTTGGAGGTTATAACCCAGATTATGATGAATCTGGAGGGCCAGATAATGAAGACTATCCTCTCTTCAGGGAGCTTTGGAGGTATCATTTTGCTACAGGAGTATGGCACCAGATGGGCACGGATGGCTACATGCCCCGGGAATTGGCATCTATGTCACGTGAGTGCAGGCAGTTCTGAACTTTTGACTTTATGAAATGTTTGTGAGGATAGGTCAGTGTCACATGCTTCTTGttaataatttgtaataatacTGTAATATGATTAAACCCTGTTAAGGGATAGACTTTTTACTGTGGTAATAATGTAGCATGCTGATTCAGAATCACTTGGGAGTTGGCTAGTCCTGAGTTTGAATCTAGCTATGTACCATTTACTTGCTTGATGATTTTTAGGTTCAagttccttacctgtaaaatgggattagtAATATCTCAGCGGGTTCaatataaagtatcatatatatatactaggTATAATGTGGTAGAGGATCAAGAGAGGGGGTTTATAATGACGATAATAGCTTTTGAACAAAGTACTTCACGCATAGTATCCGTTTACCTCACAACATCTCTATGATGCACATACTAGAATTATTGCCGTTGTACAAATGAGAAACTGAGACTATTAGAGAGGCCTTAAGGGAATAGCTAAGAgtgcaggctctggagccagactgcctgggatTAAATCCTAGCTTGGCAAGGTTCTTTTTGGGAAACCTTCAACAAGTATTTAAACCACTCTCCACTTCTGTTTCATCTTCTGTAAAAATGGAGAAGATAGTATTAGTTTTTACCTCATAgcgttgttgtgaagattaatttGGAGAGATTGGATAACTTTACTGAGGTCACATGAGAATTGAAACTTAGCTCTtgctggctccagagcccatgttgACTCTCAGACTATATCAACTgaagaattgatttttatttttttatttttttttaaagattttattttttatctgagagaaagagagagaacgagagggggagaagggcagagagagaagcaaactttccgctgagcagggagcccgatgcagggctcgatcccagggccctgagatcatgatctgagccgaaggcagacacttaaccgactgagccacccaggcgcccccccccgaatcaatttttaaaaatgccattgaggagcacctgggtgctTAGTCGTTAGGCGCTtcccttaggctcaggtcatgatcccagggtcctgggatagagccctgcatcgggctccctgctctgcgggaagcctgcttctccctctcccactccccctgcttgtgttccctctctcgctgtgtctctctctctgtcaaataaataaataaaatctttttaaaaaataccactgAAATAATATAGTAGCACGATTTGAGGAGTATTTGTCACTAGAGAAAgaatatatgtgcatgtgtgcatgcctgtgcatgcgtgtgtgtgtgtgtgtgtgtgtgtgtgtgtgtggtggcaggaacagaagaaatatggAGAACACCAAAGTTACCAGCAGGATATTGGTGTTTCTTTTTATCTGGTAGAGGATCAAGGTGAcagaaacataatttaaaatgtagagATCATTCATTCCCCCGGCAAAAACAGAATGATCCTTTTATCCCTTCATCCGGAGTCGTGCTGGGTCTTTGCTGAGGCTAAGATGGtacttcattttcctcttctttactgCCTACTTGAACTGTCTTCAGCGGCAGTGGTGTACCGTAGTTCATGTCATTTAGTATTGTTAGAGCACAGTACTTCATGACCTCCACAGATATGTACTGAATACATGTCACATACCTAACAATGAGCTAGAGCTAACTATATGGTATAGTCCACATAGTGTGAATTAAACCTTTTTCTACAGAACTTTGTAGTAGTTGGATGTCAGTGGTTTGAGTTATCTTCTGAGAGCGTTAAAGCAGACACTCTTCTAGTTTCTCAGTTATTTTGGGTTTATGTGGGAACATACTGCAGGTGGCCCAGTACATAATGGAAATGTGCGTCTCCTTCCCCAGTTGTGCTACATGGAAACAACCTGTTGGTGTTTGGAGGTACAGGCATCCCGTTTGGCGAGAGCAACGGCAATGACGTCCACGTGTGTAACGTGAAGTATAAGAGATGGGCTTTACTCAGCTGTCGGGGCAAGAAACCCAGTCGTATATATGGACAGGTACCAATCTGTGGGCAATCATGGTGGATGTATTAGTGCCGATTTTTCTAGTTCTGGGGACAGTGTCAGAATATTTGTTACCACTTTTTTAAACAGAGAGTGAATTCACtgtttaatatttgatttttcagttcatatttcaaaaaagattttatttattgagagaagagagagagcatgagtcagggggcggggcagaggcagagggaggagcaggctccccgctgagtggggagcccgaaagggggctcgatcccaggatcccatgacctgagccaaaggcagatgcttaaccacctgagccacccaagtgcccagggttctttttttttttttttaaagatttatttatttgaaagagagcacacacatgagtggggggagggcagagggagagagagaatcctccagcagactccccactgaatgtggagccccacacagggcttgatctcaagaccctgagaccatgacctgagtcaaaaccaagagccaggcactcaactgactgagccacccaggcgccctctgatttttcagtttttttttttttttaaagattttatttatttatttgacgagagagatagcgagagcaggaacacaagcagggggagtgggagagggagaagcaagcttcctgcggagcagagagcccgatgcggacctcgatcccaggatgctgggaccatgacccgagccgaaggcagatgcttaacgactgagccacccaggcacccctgatttttcAGTTCTGATGTGAAATCGTAATTTGCAAATCTGGTTATTTatgtcctttcctttttttctcattctttatttctaatccaatttgggatcatgacctagatCTATacagaagggttttttttgttttgttttgttttttaagattttatttatttatgagagagaaggtgagcatgagcagggggaggggcagagggagaagcagactctccgctgagcagggagcctgatgcagggctcgatcccaggaccccgagatcatgacctgagctgaaggcagacgcttaaccgactgagccacccgggcacccctatacagaagtatttttaaatgtcaggacCCACCCCATCTCCACTCCCATTCCCAGTAGAGTTTGGACTCAACATATGGTCAGGGTGCTGTCATCTCTAAAATGATATGATTCTTTGGAGAGCTTACTGACCTAAGTAGTAGAGTAGATGATCTCTGCACTTGGAAGGGACTTTTATACAGACTAATCTGAGCTAAAACACAGATTATGTGGAGATTAGTTTCTAGTTAGGTTCCAGTGCTTCAAACCTTAGGTTTGAAAAGATCCAAAAAGATAGGGAGCAACCCGCCAACATCAGAGACCCTTTGAGAGTAATGGGCTAAGGTTAAAACAACTTTAGCTTCTTTTTCAACTGGCCAGCATTATTACTGATAAATACCTCCTGAGCTATGTGTAGAGGTACATACTGGATAACTCTGTATTCCACCAGAGGAGGCATTAAAACTCTGAGAAATGACCATTAACAAAAGCGGAACTTATGCTGAAGGGAGTCTGGTGGAAAATGTGAAGTTTTTAGGACTGCCAACTTTAGACATGTTACTTAAGGGGTTCTGGTGGCTTATTTTCACATCTGCTTCTTCTTCCTGAGAGTGTTTTTCTTCACACTGCTTAGAAAGAGAAGCAGCTTTGTATGGAAATGCTCATGTCCATGATGTATGCATTCTTTGGTTGGCTGGGACCCCTAAGCAATATCCAGGCTTCTTGCCTATTTAGGGAGAACTGCTTTCCAGTTGAGCAAAgctttacctttctttctttctttctttcttttttttaaaaatttatttatttattttttagattgagagagcgcacgtggtggggaaggggcagagggagagggagagagtcttaagcagactccatgctgagcagcccaacgcagggctcaatctgacaaccctgagatcacgacctcagccaaaaccaagagtgggacgcttaaccgactgcaccacccaggcacctcaaagcTTTAcctttcgtttttttttttattattattatgttaatcaccatacattacagcattagtttttgatgtagtgttccatgattcattgtttgcgtgtaacattCTAAAGACAGTCTCTGTGTTCTCtaaaatcttttatcttttatttatttatttatttttaagtatattttttaaagattttatttattattcatttatttgagagagagagagagagaaagagtgcgagtggggggaggagcagagggagagggacaagcagactccccgctgagcggggagcacaatgacgtggagcttgatcccatgactatGACAGgaatgagccgaaatcaagagtcagaagctcaaccgactgagccacccaggtgcccctaaaatctttaATCTTTTAAAGGTCTGATATTTTAGAAGGTTAAAAAGTACAAGAGAATTTCATGAAGTCTGATTCTGGGGTATTTAATAAGTTTATATTCTTTAATCAGGTGTTAATGAGTCAATGGTGTTCACCTTTCCTTGCTATCCAGGCCATGGCGATCATCAATGGCTCCCTTTATGTTTTTGGAGGGACAACTGGCTATATTTACAGCACAGACCTGCACAAATTAGATCTCAATACCAGAGAGTGGACACAACTGAAACCAAACAACCTATCCTGTGATCTGCCAGAAGAGAGGTGAGGTTCTAGGATCAAAGCATATTTATTCTTTCTTGCTAAGATTTGACTTTTTTCAGAATATTGGTAATACGGTTTGAAGAAAACTCTTATAGCCTGGTTAGAATAGCCAACTGGCTGGTAGATCCTAGTTCAGCGTTAAAGAAAGGTCTTCTGGTTAAGGAATGGTATTTCCCCCCTTAACTATAGATTTTTTCTCatgttatttccttttatatctctttttttctgcattaGGAAGATAGTAACACTTTGAAGAAGAAACCAATGGTAGCAAATGTAATTAAATATCATACTATAGACAAAACAGTTACTTTCTAGTTACTTTTTGATTTCCCTTCTTAACTTGCATATTGGGATTCTTTGGCTCATTTGCTTGCAGCTGTTTACCCCAGAGTGCCTGTGGCACTCAATTCCCACAGTGGTACTCAGTGAATATTGAtcggatgggtggatggatgggtggatgggagggagggaggacattCATTTTAAGTGCCCTGTTAAGCACGCAAACATCACATGGTGCTGCCAGCGGCCTTCTGGGAGTAGTCCTAGgcctttcacttttctttcctgCTAGGAGTTGCCTCTTAGAATTAAACTCTGTGAAATACTTACTTTTTTCCCGCTCCAGTTTAAAAGCAAAGATACTAAATACTTTTTTATTCACTTTGTTTAGATGAATCCAGTTAtctctttgtttcctttaaaCAAAATGGCATAGAGGTTAGCTAAGGAAGACTTAGTCTTTATTGTAGTATGTCAGTAGGCTGATGATTGCAGAGCTACCATGTGAGGACTTGGGAGGTGGGCTGCTGCTGGAATAATTTTGATGTAATGTATTTTATCAGCACCAGGGCCTTCAGGGAAAGGAGGAACTAGATTaagttttcaaagcattttcacatgGTTGCCTTCTTGAATCATTTTATGGACATATTATAAATTGTTTCAGCTTCTAGCTAGACTGCTTGGATAAAAGTTCTGGTAGGTGTTTCACATTATATTCACAGTTCTATGTAGCAGAATTTTTCTGATATCTTTGTGTCTATTaaataagtatctttttttttaaaagattttatttatttgagagagagcatgagggggggagggtcagagggagaagcagactccctgccgagcagggagcccaatgcaggactggagcccaatgcaggacttgatcccaggactccaggatcatgacctgagccgaaggcagtcgcttaaccaactgagtcacctggGCACTCCTAAATAAGTATCTTAATTTGAAAGCCAGTAGTGTAGGGTTTCTGATAAAATGTAGacagattactttttaaaaactctgtaatAATGTCCCCCCTTATACAGAGTTATCACAAAAAGAttatagaaaatctggaaaagacaaataagcaaaatgaagaaaataaaaaaataaaacctaaatctaGAGATAACCAGGGTTAACATTTTAGATGTATCTCTGTAGTCATTTTCTGTGCATATTTGTGTATCTATAAATTTTTCATGGGATTAGAGCCTATCTGCTcttacataactttttttttttcagttaatgacATGAAAAGAAGTTCTCAGTATATTAACTGTCTTCTCTGCCTACATTCTTATTGGTTGCACACtaatccattttatgtatattctgTAATTCGTTTAACCAATTCACTATTGTTAAACACTTAGGTTATCTCTAGTAATTTATTACTATAAATAATTATCCAATAAAAAGCCTTGCAGCTAAATCTTAGGTAGATCATTTTTCACTTCATTATAAATggattttatgtatgttttcagGTACAGACATGAAATTGCACATGATGGGCAGAGGATTTACATCTTGGGAGGTGGTACTTCCTGGACAGCTTATTCCTTAAAcaaggtatatttaaaaataataataataataataaggagagagaaaaggatagaGAGAGGCATGTTTCATACTAAGACAATTCTGTTACTAtagatatttgaatttttttttttttaagattttatttatttacttgacagagagagacagcgagagagggaacacaagcagggggagtgggagagggagaagcgggcttcccgcggagcagggagcccgatgtggggctctatcccaggaccctgggatcatgaccctgagccgaaggcagatgcttaacgactgagccacccaggcgccccccctagATACTTGAATTTTTGAACAGGTTCTTCATTAACACCTATTTTGTGTTATATGCTTTTTATAACATATGGCCAAACTCTGTGCCCTGATGCACTTTCCAGTTGACCATTATATTGATCACACattgaaaatacatgaaaattatcCCCGGCATAAGCTGGATGAGGAAAGTGACTAAAAGGAAGGTATAGTAGCTCGAATGGAGAAACTGATGAGAACTGGAACCATGATGCTAGGGATGTCACATCTCTGTCATCGTCAGTGCTGTATATCTAAAAAGAATAGTCACGTTTAGGGCTATGCATCTTTAGGAAGCTGTGCTCTGAAGggtttttattcatccattcctGTGGCATTGCTAAATCCACATCTCCCGGGAGAAATCTAGATTAGGCTACAGAGCTCCTGGGCTGCTTTGGAACCTTATTGGTCTTTTTCAAGTTTTGTCAAAACTgtgttcttatattttcttatcaACACTTACTTTTTTCTggtataaaaatgataaatgttcATTGTTAAAAATGTGGCAGTTGCAGAatttcaagttttttcttttttttcctgtggtagGGGGTGATCCACATTTAAATgatccacatttaaaaaaaattggaatcctGTATCTGTTTATCTTTCAACTGCTTCATTTAATGTTTTGCCTTCTAATTTTAGAATTAGGGAAGATTggagaaaggcaaaagaaacGAAGACTTTTTAACCAAGAGTACATGTTTGTATAGGCCGttgttaaaaaattgttttcaggctagctaaaattatttacatgtgtgtatcttctttttttttttctccccaagatCCATGCATACAACCTTGAAACAAATGCATGGGAGGAAATTGCCACAAAACCCCatgaaaaaataggtaaatttaaaatatcgattcatttatctttaataaatatattttaatttatacttgTTTTGGAGGGGAAAAAGTActtttattgagttatatgacAAGTGAAATATCTGTTGTGCTGgtgttataaattatttttattccttagtCCAATTATTATTCTTCCTCTATAATTGTGCAGAGACTTTTAATGGGGATTGTTGAGTTCtgtggaagctgggaaatgtggcATCAGACAGAGCCACATAGCCAGGTGGGTTAGGAAGCAGACACTTGAATCAAGATCCACCTGTCTTTTGTGGGTAAAAGGGCTTGGGAAAGCTACTAGTAACCCCTGCCCCTCGCACCCCCTTTTGTTCCCCTGGCACCTGAACACTGTACAGTTACAGTGAGACTCAGATGGCTTCATTTTAGTGTGAAATAAGGAAGGATTGGAAGGACTAGTCAATGTTTGCTTAATGCAACAATGGGATTGTTTTAAGTGAGTTATTCATAGTATGTCTCTCACCGTGGCACATCAGCGTTAGTCTTAGTCTTTCTGTAAATAATGGAATTTCTGTGTTTATTATGTATTTGACAGGTTTCCCTGCAGCCCGAAGATGTCACAGTTGTgtccaaataaaaaatggtaagGTTTCTAAAGAACATTCTAGTTCCATTTTTGTAATTGTATATGCTGAGAATGTCTTTATATATACGTAAAGGGCATAATTTTgagaagaatctgtttcttgtaGTTTAAACTTAAAGGGAA
This genomic window from Halichoerus grypus chromosome 12, mHalGry1.hap1.1, whole genome shotgun sequence contains:
- the KLHDC10 gene encoding kelch domain-containing protein 10 isoform X3; the encoded protein is MSAAQGWDRNRRRGGGAAGSGGGGGGHRPPPARSGHRCVADNTNLYVFGGYNPDYDESGGPDNEDYPLFRELWRYHFATGVWHQMGTDGYMPRELASMSLVLHGNNLLVFGGTGIPFGESNGNDVHVCNVKYKRWALLSCRGKKPSRIYGQAMAIINGSLYVFGGTTGYIYSTDLHKLDLNTREWTQLKPNNLSCDLPEERYRHEIAHDGQRIYILGGGTSWTAYSLNKIHAYNLETNAWEEIATKPHEKIGFPAARRCHSCVQIKNDVFICGGYNGEVILGDIWKLNLQTFQWVKLPATMPEPVYFHCAAVTPAGCMYIHGGVVNIHENKRTGSLFKIWLVVPSLLELAWEKLLAAFPNLANLSRTQLLHLGLTQGLIERLK
- the KLHDC10 gene encoding kelch domain-containing protein 10 isoform X2, which gives rise to MSAAQGWDRNRRRGGGAAGSGGGGGGSGAGGGSGGSGGRGTGQLNRFVQLSGRPHLPGHRPPPARSGHRCVADNTNLYVFGGYNPDYDESGGPDNEDYPLFRELWRYHFATGVWHQMGTDGYMPRELASMSLVLHGNNLLVFGGTGIPFGESNGNDVHVCNVKYKRWALLSCRGKKPSRIYGQAMAIINGSLYVFGGTTGYIYSTDLHKLDLNTREWTQLKPNNLSCDLPEERYRHEIAHDGQRIYILGGGTSWTAYSLNKIHAYNLETNAWEEIATKPHEKIGFPAARRCHSCVQIKNDVFICGGYNGEVILGDIWKLNLQTFQWVKLPATMPEPVYFHCAAVTPAGCMYIHGGVVNIHENKRTGSLFKIWLVVPSLLELAWEKLLAAFPNLANLSRTQLLHLGLTQGLIERLK
- the KLHDC10 gene encoding kelch domain-containing protein 10 isoform X1, with translation MSAAQGWDRNRRRGGGAAGSGGGGGGSGAGGGSGGSGGRGTGQLNRFVQLSGRPHLPGKKKIRWDPVRRRFIQSCPIIRIPNRFLRGHRPPPARSGHRCVADNTNLYVFGGYNPDYDESGGPDNEDYPLFRELWRYHFATGVWHQMGTDGYMPRELASMSLVLHGNNLLVFGGTGIPFGESNGNDVHVCNVKYKRWALLSCRGKKPSRIYGQAMAIINGSLYVFGGTTGYIYSTDLHKLDLNTREWTQLKPNNLSCDLPEERYRHEIAHDGQRIYILGGGTSWTAYSLNKIHAYNLETNAWEEIATKPHEKIGFPAARRCHSCVQIKNDVFICGGYNGEVILGDIWKLNLQTFQWVKLPATMPEPVYFHCAAVTPAGCMYIHGGVVNIHENKRTGSLFKIWLVVPSLLELAWEKLLAAFPNLANLSRTQLLHLGLTQGLIERLK